From Brachyspira pilosicoli, a single genomic window includes:
- the rplM gene encoding 50S ribosomal protein L13, protein MDKKTLKTKDSTYVLSQKDIKQNWLIIDAKGKSLGRVASRAAYLLKGKHKVDYAYNLDNGDYVIIINAKDIVLTGNKKKGKIHYRHTGYPGGIKSVSYGELLERNPERMVKIAVKGMLSHNPLGRQHLKKLKVYAGSEHQHEANKPTVVNI, encoded by the coding sequence ATGGATAAGAAAACATTAAAAACAAAAGATAGTACTTATGTTTTATCCCAAAAAGATATAAAACAAAACTGGCTTATTATAGATGCTAAAGGTAAATCTTTAGGAAGAGTTGCAAGCAGAGCAGCTTATTTATTAAAAGGAAAACATAAAGTTGATTATGCTTACAACTTAGATAATGGTGATTATGTTATTATTATCAATGCTAAAGATATAGTATTAACAGGAAACAAAAAGAAAGGCAAAATACATTATAGACATACAGGTTATCCTGGCGGTATAAAATCTGTAAGCTATGGTGAGCTATTAGAAAGAAATCCTGAAAGAATGGTTAAAATAGCTGTTAAGGGTATGCTTTCACATAATCCATTAGGCAGACAGCATCTTAAAAAATTAAAAGTATATGCTGGCAGCGAACATCAGCATGAAGCTAATAAACCTACAGTTGTAAATATATAA
- the rpsI gene encoding 30S ribosomal protein S9, giving the protein MASKQLTIFTGKRKTANARVRIALGSGKILINGKNYAEYFCNRAALLKVVEDALKVTGNLGKYDVYANVRGGGVSAQADAVRHGIAKALIGESQDFRTTLKRNGFLTRDSRVVERKKYGRSGARKLFQFSKR; this is encoded by the coding sequence ATGGCATCTAAACAATTAACTATATTCACAGGCAAAAGAAAAACTGCTAATGCTAGAGTTCGTATAGCTTTAGGCAGTGGTAAAATTTTAATAAATGGTAAAAACTATGCTGAATATTTCTGCAATAGAGCAGCTTTACTTAAAGTTGTAGAAGACGCTCTAAAAGTAACAGGAAATTTAGGTAAATATGATGTATATGCTAATGTACGCGGCGGCGGAGTTTCTGCTCAAGCTGATGCTGTTAGACATGGTATAGCTAAAGCTTTAATAGGTGAAAGCCAAGACTTTAGAACTACTCTAAAGCGTAACGGTTTCCTTACAAGAGACTCTCGTGTGGTTGAACGTAAAAAATATGGTAGATCTGGTGCTAGAAAGCTATTCCAATTCTCAAAACGTTAA
- a CDS encoding TraR/DksA family transcriptional regulator: protein MNAKKLKKFKDLILEEKRKTLDELLSGNESYETLKEDAHGDLADIAFQAYEKQSLVSFSQKERDKLDMLNNALKRIEDGTYGKCIDCKEEINEERLTAIPYTLRCINCMSKYEDKKRREKM from the coding sequence ATGAATGCTAAAAAATTAAAGAAATTTAAAGATTTAATACTGGAAGAAAAAAGAAAAACTTTAGATGAATTATTAAGCGGTAATGAATCTTACGAAACACTTAAAGAAGATGCTCATGGAGATTTGGCTGATATAGCTTTCCAAGCTTATGAAAAACAAAGTTTAGTATCTTTTTCGCAAAAAGAAAGAGATAAATTAGATATGCTTAACAATGCTCTTAAAAGAATTGAAGATGGTACTTACGGTAAATGTATAGATTGCAAAGAAGAAATTAATGAAGAGAGATTAACTGCTATACCATATACTTTAAGATGCATTAATTGTATGTCTAAATACGAAGATAAAAAGCGCCGTGAAAAAATGTAA
- the priA gene encoding replication restart helicase PriA gives MYVKVVFNLPIDKILTYKKPDDINDSLIGCRVIAPIRNRGVKGIVIEETDNLDGDYKVLPITTRIDLEPICSENEFNLAKWMSRYYHSSYGEALFAALPAGNPSKKKNTPKPIKVKQQQYLKLNDEQENVLNTILKTIEEKKAKSFLLHGVTGSGKTEVYLQAIKRVVDLGKQAIVILPEISLTPQTIKRFAERFEGKIAVLHSKLSPTSKYRYWQMIRNNDIKIVIGARSAIFSPTPNLGIIVIDEEHETSYKSNETPRYHARQIAFYRKERENATLILGSATPSIESYYHALNGTIELLTLTKRASSINMPEVKILDLKKEKRADSFPMLTQTLVKEINKKLELKEQIILFLNRKGYAPVVSCSHCGVVLECPNCSVSLTYHKKKNVVMCHYCGYTQFVEELCDKCNIGHFERIGTGTEKVEENLNTLFPNAVIERMDQETVGGTKKYEDIFKRFADREIDILIGTQMIAKGLDFPNVTLVGVLLADMSLHIPDFRSAERTFNLITQVAGRSGRGDKKGIVYIQAFNTNHYSILYAKEHDYISFYNREIENRKHTAGLPYPPFLRLVRIVVRGIDEKKVESDANIIADLVRTLTYKYTEKVEILGAAPCTMSKLNKYYRWNILIKTASHSLLKEFFESLNKSFIAQKDNYIEIDIDPVNML, from the coding sequence ATGTATGTTAAAGTTGTTTTTAATCTTCCTATAGATAAGATACTTACATATAAAAAACCTGATGATATAAATGATAGTTTGATAGGTTGTAGAGTTATAGCTCCTATAAGAAATAGAGGTGTTAAGGGTATTGTAATAGAAGAAACAGATAACCTTGACGGAGATTATAAAGTACTGCCTATCACAACTAGAATAGACCTTGAACCTATATGCTCTGAAAACGAATTTAATTTAGCTAAATGGATGAGCAGATATTATCATTCTTCTTATGGTGAGGCATTATTTGCTGCTTTGCCTGCTGGAAATCCTTCAAAAAAGAAAAATACTCCTAAACCTATAAAAGTTAAACAACAGCAATATTTAAAACTTAATGATGAACAAGAAAATGTTTTAAATACAATATTAAAAACTATAGAAGAAAAAAAAGCTAAAAGTTTTTTGCTTCATGGTGTTACTGGAAGCGGTAAGACAGAAGTTTATTTACAGGCTATTAAAAGGGTAGTGGATTTAGGCAAACAGGCTATAGTAATACTTCCAGAAATATCTCTCACTCCTCAAACTATAAAAAGATTTGCTGAAAGGTTTGAAGGAAAAATTGCTGTGCTTCATAGTAAATTATCTCCTACTTCTAAATATAGATATTGGCAGATGATAAGAAATAATGATATAAAAATTGTTATAGGAGCAAGAAGTGCTATATTTTCTCCTACTCCTAATCTTGGTATTATAGTGATAGATGAAGAGCATGAAACTAGTTATAAGTCTAATGAAACTCCGAGGTATCATGCTAGGCAAATTGCTTTCTATAGAAAAGAAAGAGAAAATGCTACTCTTATTTTAGGAAGTGCTACTCCTTCTATTGAAAGCTATTATCATGCTTTAAATGGTACTATAGAACTTCTCACTCTCACTAAAAGGGCATCATCAATTAATATGCCTGAAGTTAAGATTTTGGATTTAAAAAAAGAAAAGAGGGCTGATTCTTTTCCAATGCTTACCCAAACACTGGTTAAAGAAATTAATAAAAAATTGGAATTAAAAGAGCAAATAATATTGTTTCTAAACAGAAAAGGATATGCCCCAGTGGTGAGTTGTTCTCATTGCGGGGTGGTGTTGGAATGCCCAAATTGTTCTGTTTCGCTTACTTATCATAAAAAAAAGAATGTTGTTATGTGTCATTACTGTGGATATACACAGTTTGTAGAAGAGTTATGCGACAAATGCAATATTGGGCATTTTGAGAGAATTGGAACTGGTACAGAAAAAGTTGAGGAGAATCTTAATACTTTATTTCCAAATGCTGTTATAGAGAGAATGGACCAAGAAACTGTTGGAGGCACAAAAAAATATGAAGATATATTTAAAAGGTTTGCTGATAGAGAAATAGATATTTTAATTGGCACACAGATGATAGCTAAAGGGCTTGATTTTCCTAATGTTACTTTGGTTGGAGTTTTGCTTGCCGATATGTCGCTTCATATACCAGATTTTAGAAGTGCTGAGAGAACATTTAATCTAATAACTCAAGTTGCTGGAAGAAGCGGAAGAGGAGACAAAAAAGGAATTGTTTATATTCAGGCATTTAATACAAATCATTATTCAATACTTTATGCTAAAGAGCATGACTATATTTCTTTTTACAATAGAGAAATAGAAAATAGAAAACATACTGCAGGTTTACCTTATCCTCCTTTTTTGAGATTGGTGAGAATTGTTGTACGCGGAATAGATGAAAAAAAAGTAGAAAGTGATGCCAATATTATAGCAGATTTAGTTAGAACTCTCACTTATAAATACACAGAAAAAGTAGAAATATTAGGTGCTGCTCCTTGTACTATGAGCAAATTAAATAAATACTATAGATGGAATATTTTAATCAAAACAGCTTCTCATTCGCTTCTAAAAGAATTCTTTGAAAGTTTAAACAAATCCTTTATAGCACAAAAAGATAATTATATAGAAATAGATATAGATCCAGTTAATATGCTTTAA
- a CDS encoding response regulator, translating to MDLEKNVIYEDDDLLSPIDVSKILGVSRTTVNYWVRHYGLKADLTPGKRYKIRYADLKVFLAFNKREKRVKLKRKVSKYKIAVIEPIEITRKNYLQWLKNDYEVSIVSNLTNPLNELKKILPDIILMDINLSDDKDYFYLLDEIKKEISLRMALIIIITKKYNEDDVVNGLEKGACDYVQKPVGQNELNARIRNALRFYVDI from the coding sequence ATGGATTTAGAAAAAAATGTTATATATGAAGATGATGATTTACTCTCTCCAATAGACGTTTCAAAAATATTAGGCGTGTCGAGAACTACTGTAAATTATTGGGTAAGACATTATGGACTTAAAGCTGATCTCACGCCAGGTAAAAGATATAAAATTAGATATGCCGATTTAAAAGTGTTTTTAGCATTCAATAAAAGAGAGAAGAGAGTAAAATTAAAGAGAAAAGTCTCTAAATATAAAATAGCAGTTATAGAGCCTATAGAAATTACAAGAAAAAACTATTTACAATGGCTTAAAAATGATTATGAAGTTTCTATAGTATCTAATTTAACTAATCCATTAAATGAATTAAAAAAAATACTTCCAGATATTATTCTAATGGATATTAATTTATCTGATGATAAGGATTATTTCTATTTATTAGATGAAATAAAAAAAGAAATAAGTTTGAGAATGGCACTCATTATTATAATCACAAAAAAATATAATGAAGATGATGTAGTTAATGGGCTTGAAAAAGGTGCTTGCGATTATGTACAAAAACCTGTTGGTCAAAATGAATTAAATGCAAGAATAAGAAATGCTTTAAGATTTTATGTAGATATTTAA
- a CDS encoding pyridoxine kinase, whose product MLLGHDAYNSFIEYVENNIDFEFLSHIPGYDKNYEVQRESIIKLIKKSNNNESFIDYVSYTYQTLKSNIIKQIVLTRLKNENGEEYSFINDDKFNLTSDELVNYLSVLLILKDIMHTSYIAYLPIYNEYKYDVKEFRDKAKEMIDNSIDNISTLENINPIFIAIAAKSILPYSIKNDELSSSSRLIAILFNISRIISSYPYIENNIIYTQPIFVSAIYNLVNNASFLGLDYIMIKKLYDIVKTGEIEWKN is encoded by the coding sequence GTGCTTTTAGGACATGATGCTTACAACAGTTTTATTGAATATGTAGAAAATAATATAGATTTTGAGTTTCTATCACATATACCAGGTTATGATAAAAATTATGAAGTTCAAAGAGAATCTATTATTAAACTAATCAAAAAATCTAATAATAATGAATCTTTTATAGATTATGTTTCATATACCTATCAAACTCTAAAAAGTAATATAATAAAACAAATTGTACTAACTCGTTTAAAAAATGAAAATGGAGAAGAATATTCTTTTATTAATGATGATAAATTTAATCTCACAAGTGATGAATTAGTTAATTATTTATCTGTACTCTTAATATTAAAAGATATAATGCATACTAGTTATATAGCATATCTTCCTATTTACAATGAATATAAATATGATGTTAAAGAATTTAGAGATAAAGCAAAAGAAATGATAGATAATTCTATCGATAATATATCTACTTTAGAAAACATTAATCCAATATTTATAGCAATAGCCGCAAAAAGTATATTACCATATTCAATAAAAAACGATGAATTGTCTTCTTCATCAAGGCTCATCGCCATTTTGTTTAATATATCTAGGATAATATCATCATATCCATATATCGAAAACAACATCATATATACTCAGCCTATATTTGTGAGTGCTATATATAATTTGGTAAATAATGCTTCATTTTTGGGATTAGATTATATTATGATTAAAAAATTATATGATATAGTAAAAACAGGGGAAATAGAGTGGAAAAACTAA
- a CDS encoding 4'-phosphopantetheinyl transferase family protein — translation MIYLKYVFNNEYNGNIENLSKEMAYNHYNKNNLTIKRNDNGKPYFENEDNIFFNGSHSNDLICVGMSDRLIGVDAEFIKERKFLDIASEYFSFKECKFLKASKKLEIDFFTLWTLKEAYVKKLGKVIFDIKDSIEIDLDERVIYNTDNSFFVTFILDDSYIISLCSDMKDKDVIITTDDFNLNMLFAYPVLPQIDISI, via the coding sequence ATGATTTATTTAAAATATGTTTTTAATAATGAGTATAATGGCAATATAGAAAACTTATCAAAAGAGATGGCTTATAACCATTATAACAAAAATAACTTAACAATAAAAAGAAATGATAATGGTAAGCCTTATTTTGAAAATGAAGATAATATATTTTTTAATGGTTCCCATAGCAATGATTTAATTTGTGTTGGAATGTCTGATAGACTTATAGGGGTTGATGCCGAGTTTATTAAAGAGAGAAAATTTTTGGATATTGCAAGTGAATATTTTTCTTTTAAAGAATGCAAGTTCTTAAAGGCTTCAAAGAAATTAGAAATAGATTTTTTTACTTTGTGGACATTAAAAGAGGCTTATGTTAAAAAACTTGGTAAAGTGATTTTTGATATAAAAGATTCTATAGAAATAGATTTAGATGAAAGAGTGATATATAATACAGATAATTCATTTTTTGTCACATTTATTCTCGATGATTCTTATATAATAAGTTTATGCTCTGATATGAAAGATAAAGATGTTATAATAACAACTGATGACTTTAATCTTAATATGCTATTTGCTTATCCTGTACTCCCTCAAATAGATATTTCTATATAA
- a CDS encoding toxic anion resistance protein, translating into MQENNSLSLDIQKSIDSKINENDNNKIKELSNSINLEDSLSIMSYGSAAQSKMVQFSENTLSSVMNKDLGDIGNTISDLIVELKGFDIEKESKGIFGFFKKGINNLSKLKTKYSKVEVNIDGIIKILENHQRTLLKDISILDQMYDYNLDYLKELELYIKAGKDKLNNEINKKILELEEKAKQTNTPEDVQAARDYKDLANRFEKRIHDLELTKTVSIQTIPQIRMVQNNNVVMSEKIQSTLVNTIPLWKNQMVLAIGLYHSNEAAKAQRAVTDTTNELLRKNADMLKTSTIETAKESERAIVDIETLKHTNEQLISTLDEVIKIQNEGREKRKNAEMELLNIENELKNKILNTKE; encoded by the coding sequence ATGCAAGAAAATAATTCTTTAAGTTTGGATATTCAAAAAAGTATAGATTCTAAAATAAATGAGAATGATAATAACAAAATAAAAGAGCTGTCTAATAGTATAAACTTAGAAGATTCTCTTTCTATAATGTCTTATGGTTCTGCTGCACAAAGTAAAATGGTGCAGTTTTCTGAAAACACTTTAAGCAGTGTAATGAATAAAGATTTAGGAGATATAGGAAACACTATTAGCGATTTAATAGTAGAACTTAAAGGTTTTGACATAGAAAAAGAGTCTAAAGGTATATTTGGATTTTTTAAGAAAGGTATTAATAATTTGAGCAAATTAAAAACTAAATATTCTAAAGTAGAAGTTAATATTGACGGCATAATCAAGATATTAGAAAATCATCAAAGAACATTATTAAAAGATATTAGTATATTAGACCAAATGTATGATTATAATTTAGACTATTTAAAAGAACTTGAACTATATATTAAAGCTGGAAAAGATAAATTAAATAATGAAATAAACAAAAAAATATTAGAACTTGAAGAGAAAGCAAAACAAACAAACACACCAGAAGATGTTCAAGCTGCAAGAGATTATAAAGATTTAGCTAATAGATTTGAAAAAAGAATACATGATTTAGAATTAACCAAAACAGTATCAATACAAACTATACCACAAATAAGAATGGTTCAAAACAATAATGTAGTGATGAGTGAAAAGATACAATCTACACTTGTTAATACTATACCTTTGTGGAAGAATCAGATGGTATTAGCTATAGGGCTTTATCATTCTAATGAAGCTGCCAAAGCACAAAGAGCAGTTACAGACACCACTAATGAGCTTCTTAGAAAAAATGCCGATATGCTAAAAACTTCTACTATAGAAACAGCAAAAGAATCTGAAAGAGCTATAGTAGACATTGAAACATTAAAACATACAAATGAACAATTAATTTCTACATTGGACGAAGTAATAAAAATACAAAATGAAGGCAGAGAAAAAAGAAAAAATGCTGAAATGGAATTGTTAAACATTGAAAACGAACTTAAAAACAAGATATTGAATACAAAAGAGTGA
- a CDS encoding 5-bromo-4-chloroindolyl phosphate hydrolysis family protein encodes MEEDKYIFEKLKLNLDRNFPVENDNHIDNNKEYSNNNSNDESLVILETKRNISKIKEYSKDINDADINPALEEMISILDNMVAYSKANKEGEKKLQKINEYHLPTAIKMLKYYIDFCNLPVKNANIEKTSLEIEDAIIKLNEALKKMLLEMNENKLIDINSDIDVLKNMLEKDGLI; translated from the coding sequence ATGGAAGAAGATAAATATATTTTTGAAAAATTAAAATTAAATTTAGACAGAAACTTTCCTGTAGAAAATGATAATCATATAGATAATAATAAAGAATATTCTAATAATAATTCTAATGATGAAAGTTTAGTGATATTAGAAACAAAAAGAAATATATCAAAAATAAAAGAGTATTCAAAAGATATTAATGATGCTGATATTAATCCTGCTTTAGAAGAAATGATTTCTATACTTGATAATATGGTTGCTTATTCTAAGGCCAACAAAGAAGGAGAGAAAAAACTGCAAAAGATAAATGAATATCATCTTCCTACTGCTATAAAAATGCTTAAATATTATATTGATTTTTGTAATTTGCCTGTAAAAAATGCTAATATAGAAAAAACTTCTTTAGAAATAGAAGATGCTATAATAAAATTAAATGAGGCTTTAAAAAAAATGCTTCTTGAAATGAATGAAAACAAATTAATTGATATAAATAGCGATATAGATGTATTAAAAAATATGCTTGAAAAAGATGGATTAATATAA
- a CDS encoding NAD(P)-dependent alcohol dehydrogenase, with product MLLEKNLEEANSGKRINAKGYAVHSKTDTFKPFEFSRHSMGDNDILIEIMYAGICHSDIHSARSEWHEGIYPMVPGHEIAGKVVAVGKNVTKFKVGDYAGVGCMVNSCGECEACKRSHEQFCERGQTVLTYDCKDHFHNDEPTYGGYSNNIVVSEKFAITVPKDAPMEKVAPLLCAGITTYSPLKFSGVKKGDVVGVAGFGGLGSMAVKYAVNMGADVYVFARNDKKKKEALEMGAKDLFTSTKDIPIRFDLIISTIPTGYDVNNYVDLLKYGGEMAIVGLPPAELKQSIDLARLIFSGGKKVYGSMIGGIKETQEMLDFSLKHKIYPETEIIAANQIDEAYQKLTSGQAKFRYVIDMKTLQ from the coding sequence ATGTTATTAGAAAAAAACTTGGAAGAAGCTAATTCTGGAAAGAGAATAAATGCTAAAGGATATGCTGTTCATAGCAAAACTGACACATTTAAGCCTTTTGAGTTTTCAAGGCACTCTATGGGGGACAATGACATTTTAATAGAGATAATGTATGCAGGAATATGTCATAGTGATATACACTCTGCAAGAAGTGAGTGGCATGAGGGAATATACCCAATGGTACCTGGTCACGAAATTGCTGGAAAGGTTGTAGCTGTTGGAAAGAATGTTACAAAATTTAAAGTTGGTGATTATGCAGGTGTGGGCTGTATGGTAAACTCTTGCGGAGAATGCGAGGCTTGCAAAAGAAGTCATGAACAATTTTGCGAAAGAGGTCAAACTGTGCTTACTTATGACTGTAAAGACCATTTTCACAATGATGAGCCTACTTACGGCGGATATTCAAACAATATAGTAGTAAGTGAAAAGTTTGCTATCACAGTGCCAAAAGATGCACCAATGGAAAAAGTTGCTCCGCTTTTATGTGCTGGTATTACAACATACTCACCTCTTAAATTCTCTGGTGTTAAAAAAGGTGATGTAGTAGGTGTTGCTGGTTTCGGCGGACTTGGTTCTATGGCTGTAAAATATGCTGTTAATATGGGGGCAGATGTTTATGTATTTGCTCGTAATGATAAAAAGAAAAAAGAAGCTTTAGAGATGGGAGCAAAAGATTTATTTACTTCTACAAAAGATATTCCTATCCGTTTTGATTTAATAATATCAACTATTCCTACAGGATATGATGTTAATAATTATGTTGACTTATTAAAATATGGCGGAGAGATGGCTATTGTAGGGCTTCCTCCTGCTGAATTAAAACAGAGTATAGATTTGGCAAGATTAATATTCTCAGGTGGTAAAAAAGTTTATGGTTCTATGATAGGCGGTATTAAAGAAACTCAAGAAATGCTTGATTTTTCTCTTAAACACAAAATATACCCAGAAACTGAGATTATTGCTGCTAACCAAATAGATGAAGCTTATCAAAAACTTACAAGCGGTCAAGCTAAATTCAGATATGTAATAGATATGAAAACATTACAGTAA
- the murB gene encoding UDP-N-acetylmuramate dehydrogenase: protein MHKINGVLYKQNCSLKKYNTFRVNAKALHFYMPETINGFIDLIKYLNDADKRYIILGGGSNVLFLDKVIEVPIIHTGFFTRIEQTSNNILAYSGANVIDVVKYAYRNSFTGLEFLYGLPGSIGGAAYMNARCYEHSISEFVDSVGIIDDNIEYMHIKADECNYGYKKSVFQDKKYIIIDVRLKLNKGLKKIIKKDMNKYIRDRKNKNQYKYPSAGSTFLNDYETNMIAGKVIDSLNMRNTRVGGAMVSPYHANFIVNYNNATGRDIFELMKKVREEVYTKTGIKLNAEVRIIGNDENEVF, encoded by the coding sequence ATGCATAAAATTAACGGTGTTCTATATAAACAAAATTGTTCATTAAAAAAATATAATACTTTTAGAGTAAATGCTAAAGCACTTCATTTTTATATGCCTGAAACTATTAATGGTTTTATAGATTTAATTAAATATTTAAATGATGCTGATAAAAGATATATTATTTTAGGCGGCGGAAGCAATGTGCTTTTTTTGGATAAGGTAATAGAAGTTCCTATAATACATACAGGATTTTTTACAAGAATAGAGCAGACTAGCAATAATATTTTAGCTTATTCTGGGGCTAATGTTATAGATGTTGTAAAATACGCTTATAGAAATAGTTTTACAGGTTTAGAGTTTTTGTATGGTCTTCCTGGCAGTATTGGCGGAGCAGCGTATATGAATGCTCGATGTTATGAACATTCTATATCAGAGTTTGTAGATAGTGTTGGAATTATAGATGACAATATTGAATATATGCATATAAAGGCAGATGAATGTAATTATGGTTATAAAAAAAGTGTGTTCCAAGATAAGAAATACATTATAATAGATGTGAGGCTAAAATTAAATAAGGGCTTAAAAAAAATAATTAAAAAAGATATGAATAAATATATAAGAGACAGAAAAAACAAAAATCAATATAAATATCCGTCTGCGGGAAGTACTTTTTTGAATGATTATGAAACTAATATGATAGCGGGTAAGGTAATAGATTCACTTAATATGAGAAACACAAGGGTAGGGGGAGCTATGGTTTCGCCGTATCATGCTAATTTTATTGTTAATTATAATAATGCTACGGGAAGAGATATTTTTGAACTAATGAAAAAGGTGAGAGAAGAAGTTTACACTAAAACAGGTATAAAGTTAAATGCTGAAGTGCGTATTATAGGAAATGATGAAAATGAAGTTTTTTGA
- a CDS encoding radical SAM protein — protein sequence MKFFDKNFNSYTEKHLYYIDSAIEKAHSLYDSCICCGHLCKTDRNSNKIGRCKIFEDTNHIKVASHTLHFGEEPMLVGKSGSGTVFFSNCNLSCVFCQNYQISSEGIGEVIDLDILSSYFLDLEREGANNINLVSATHVIYPVLKALKIALLNGLNLPIVYNTNGYDTNELLDCLNGIVDIYLPDLKYFNNEKSIKYSRAENYFDVAINAITVMKNQVGDLIIDENDIAKSGIIIRHLILPNNESDSYDILIELKERGFLNSYISLMSQYSPEFMAKDYDNINRKLYVKEYNEVLNFALDLGFENILGQEMESSENYLPDFRKDKPFE from the coding sequence ATGAAGTTTTTTGATAAAAATTTTAATAGTTATACTGAAAAACATTTATATTATATTGACAGTGCTATAGAAAAAGCTCATTCACTTTATGACAGCTGTATATGCTGCGGGCATTTATGCAAAACAGACAGAAATAGTAACAAAATAGGAAGATGTAAGATTTTTGAAGACACTAATCATATAAAAGTAGCCTCTCATACTTTGCATTTTGGTGAAGAGCCTATGCTTGTTGGAAAGAGCGGAAGCGGAACAGTATTTTTTTCTAATTGCAATTTATCTTGCGTGTTTTGTCAGAATTATCAAATAAGCTCAGAAGGCATTGGAGAAGTTATAGATTTAGATATATTGTCATCTTATTTTTTAGATTTAGAGAGAGAAGGTGCTAATAATATTAATCTTGTAAGTGCAACGCATGTAATTTATCCTGTATTAAAGGCTTTAAAAATAGCATTATTAAATGGTTTGAATTTGCCTATAGTTTATAATACAAATGGTTATGACACTAATGAATTATTAGATTGCTTAAACGGTATAGTTGATATTTATTTGCCTGATTTAAAATATTTTAATAATGAGAAGTCTATAAAATATTCCAGAGCAGAGAATTATTTTGATGTTGCAATTAATGCTATAACTGTAATGAAAAATCAGGTTGGTGATTTAATTATAGATGAAAATGATATTGCCAAAAGCGGCATAATAATAAGGCATTTAATTTTGCCAAATAATGAATCTGATTCTTATGATATATTAATAGAATTAAAAGAGAGAGGATTTTTAAATAGCTATATTTCTTTAATGTCTCAATATAGCCCAGAGTTTATGGCAAAAGATTATGATAATATTAACAGAAAACTATATGTTAAAGAATATAATGAAGTATTAAACTTTGCATTAGATTTAGGTTTTGAAAATATACTAGGTCAAGAGATGGAAAGCAGTGAGAATTATTTACCAGATTTTAGAAAAGACAAGCCGTTTGAGTGA
- a CDS encoding OmpA family protein — protein MKKIILILSFILTTVVACSSTPKATTPENTSGFNTQLNLPDGVRVRETPRGKVLELYDPKAKSDVGKQSGIYEVKFQFDKAVEIGEYKQAYNLVYTILNNNPEIRIMVEGNSSKEGKAPYNYNLSVRRSDTSYNYLIKLGTKNNRLLKNAFGEALPEYPTLEANRRTEFIVIMNEADLKKYNDFAKTVDVNKEN, from the coding sequence ATGAAAAAGATAATATTAATTCTATCATTTATTTTAACTACAGTAGTTGCTTGTTCCAGCACACCTAAGGCGACTACTCCAGAAAATACATCTGGATTTAATACTCAATTAAACCTTCCAGATGGTGTTAGAGTGAGAGAAACTCCTAGGGGAAAGGTATTAGAGCTTTATGACCCTAAAGCTAAAAGCGATGTCGGCAAGCAGTCTGGAATATATGAAGTAAAATTCCAATTCGATAAAGCTGTAGAAATAGGAGAGTATAAACAGGCTTATAATTTAGTTTATACTATATTAAACAACAATCCAGAAATAAGAATTATGGTAGAAGGTAATTCTAGTAAAGAAGGTAAAGCTCCTTACAACTACAATTTATCTGTAAGAAGATCTGATACTAGTTACAATTATTTAATAAAATTAGGTACTAAAAATAACAGACTTCTTAAAAATGCTTTTGGTGAGGCTCTTCCAGAATATCCTACTTTAGAAGCTAATAGAAGAACTGAATTTATAGTAATAATGAATGAAGCAGATTTAAAAAAGTATAATGACTTTGCAAAAACTGTCGATGTTAATAAAGAAAATTAA